Sequence from the Amphiprion ocellaris isolate individual 3 ecotype Okinawa chromosome 1, ASM2253959v1, whole genome shotgun sequence genome:
caaaaatttGTATTCATTATATTTGAAGTCATAACGTCTATGTAGAGACAACTAGCGTTTTGGTGTTGATATGAGAGGTTTCTAGTGTTGCTTTAAGTCTTGTGCTTGCATCTAAGGTGGGACAGTTGCCAGGTTCTGTGACCTAATAGTATTATGCTGTTGCccaaagagtgaaaaaaaaaaatcacaataaaatagAATGAAATACTCCATGATGACTATAAACTACAACAATGTTGTTCCTTTTGCTTCAGAATAGAACAACCTCTGCTAATTGataaaaagtaatgtttttttgGTTGCATGTCCAGGcagccttttatttatttataaaaaaaataactacttATTATACCATTTATTTTGAACCGAATCATTATTTTGTGCACCCACGAGTTAATGTCTGAGTATCTTGCTTCTTCATGGCTGTTTTTCAGAACATCTTTGTTTTTAGGCAATTGTAGTCTTAGTATATAGATTTTCTAAATTTGCTTTTGCAGTCACAGCCCTTCTCGCCAGTCGATAAGTACCTCTCTCTACTGTGGCTTGAGTTGTCTGACGTAAATGGGCAAACAAAGCCTTCTTCAACATCGTGACAACCACCCTTACTGCTGATTTCATCTGATGGGTTCTTGAATTGCCACTATGGCAAGCATATTTGGGCTCAGATCTTATATAGAGTCTATCCAATGTCCACCCATGCCTTTGTGTTACCTTTTGTGAATGCTTTCACTTTTATGATGTGCTTAGTGAGGCAGTATTTTCTAATAAACAGCTGCTGTTGTGCTTGCTTGTTAACCTCCAGGCCAAGAACAGTGCTAAAAATCACAGTGTAGTCATCAGCAGAGCTTCATGTGCTAGCTGTGACTAACAAATGGTGAATGTTTTATTGTCGATACTTCTATCGAGCCGTTGTTAGAAGCTGCTCAGCTTGGCAGCAAAGAGCTCTGTATGATATTATTATTTGCCTTTTATgccttaaaaattacatttctgtcgCCCATGCCTACCCACCAAAGCATCCATCCTCCTTCCTGCCCACAAGGAAAGACGCAGCAGACAACATATGAAAATCTCTGGTCAGAAACAATAAGTAAACAATTAGTTTAAGTTTTTGTGATGCTGATATCTTGCTTATGAGATTTGTGTTTTACTGGGTGTGGAAAAAACATCTGTACTTGGAATATAAAAGTCCTTAGAGGCAGTGTATTGATGTCCATTGCACCTGCGTTTCTCCTGGACAGTGTGGACATTAAATTTCCCATGCCATTAAAATCTTTTAATTGTTCTTTCTTCAGTGTGATGCAGTCAGCGTACTAGAGAAGGAGCATGACTACAGAGAGGAGCACTTCGATTTCATCCAGTCCTACATCAGGCGATTTTGCTTACAGTGTATCCTTTTAATGCGTAATGATTTGTAATGGTATCATAAAGGTCATTATACTGACAACAAGGACTGTTGAAATAGAAATGGGCCATACTTCAGTTTTTATGCTGCCCTTTTATTCTCTTCTACCAAATATCAAATTACTCTAGCAGTTGTTGCCTTAACTGAATTGAACAGATGGAGCTGGCCTGATCTATACATCAGTCAAAGAAGAGAAAAACCTGGATCTGCTTTACAAATATATAGTACATAAGATGTATGACTTTCAGTTCGTCACACCTGCCTTAGTGGTGGAGAAGGATGCAGTGTTCATGTAAGTACAATTACAGATGatgttttttactttattgtGGTTTCACGTCTGTCACAAAAAGTAATGTCACAAAGACAACATTTGGGTCCTGTTTCTGCCAGTTTGTACTGCCATCTTTCTTTCAGATGTTGTGACAAccaacaaagcattttttattgCAAAGAAATAGGAAAGGTGGATCTACAACAGAATGCAATTGCATCTGCTGCAACTGATCAgtgttttccttcctttttagTCCGTCTGGATGggataatgaaaagaaaataggGATTTTGCATGAAAACTTCACAACAGTTAGACCAGAAGATCCATTTGAAGATTTTATCACAAAGCCTCCAGTGCGAAAGGTATGGCAATGCAAATACcaacaaaatgtaaacttgAAGGTTGACATCATGCAGCTTATTTGCAATGATATCCCACATTCTATTCTTTTTTTGATGTCTTTCCATTTATCATTTGCTTTTCTTCACAGCTGGTACATGACAAAGAAATAAGTGCAGAGGATGAACAGGTATTCCTGATGAAGCAACAGGTATGTGTTGGcctgttatttaaaaaataaaataatgttgatTTTGGATTTTGAAAATAATGTCATGCCCTCATCAGGCTGTATAGAATGATAAAGTTGTAAGGAGTGAATTTTTCATCTGCATAAGAAAGAAGtctcaaaaatattacaaaaagatTTGGCTAAATAACTGTCAGCTCTTAAGCCAAGTGTTACAGTAGTCTTAACATTTTTGTATTGATCCTGAACTTCCACTTTCACTGTTAGAGCAAATTTATACACTGCATGCATGTGCTGGTGGATATGTGAAACTGCCACATTTGAAATTACATTAGACTTACTTcccatttttggacaaataaaCAGGTGAGGCAAtctaaaaaacactgaactgtaACTTCAGCTTTGCAAATTACAGGATTTTCCAGTGTGTCATGTTTCTTTCTATCAAGTTTCCTGTACTTCATCTGCACTGGCTGCCTTTTTCCCGCTGTATCTTGCTTACACTGTGCAGGTTTTCAGAATAAGattaatggttaaaaaaaaaaaaaaaaaaaaaaaaaaaaaaaaacgatgtgTGTTGGATTTATGTTGTGCTGGATGTTTCATAAACCCCATCTAGATATTCACtgtggaacttttttttttctttacagtcttTGTTAGCAAAGCAGCCAGCCACACCAACAAGAGGAGCAACAGTAAGTGTCTTAAGGTCCCTAAAACATGGAATTCTAGTAATGGGTGGATTTATTCAATTaattttgcactttattttatttgaccaCAATCCTccctgtttctgtgtttcaggaGTCTCCAGGACGAACAACCTCAGGGTCTCCCAGGCCTTCGGGTCGAACCATCCAACCAACCGTAACCAGCGGCTCACCAATGGCTGCAGTCAAAAAGCCTGACCCCAGTATGAAAGGTAAGGGAATTTGTTTTCCTACCTGATTACTGAGAATATTTTTTCCACTCCAGTGCATACTAGTTTGTCAGGTTTATCCCAGGGACTTTTATAGTGAATTCAGCATTCACTTTCAAACACTGAAATAAGTGTTTGGACCTcccaaaacagtttttgttgctgtccTTTCCACTaaccttttttcttttggttgtAATGTGAACTCTCTTTTCTGTAAATGGTGCATTACTGCCCCCAAAAGGTGACACTAGATGAAGCATAAGTATTTACTCAGTAACAAACTCTCTCAACCCCAAAAAGTTTCTACACCTCCtaggaaacagcacagccatttccagaagtagagagaaccTACAAAAGTCTTCTGTGTCATATATCAGAGTAACAATGCCATATATCatgataaaagaataaaacaaggGTGAATTTGTGTGAttatttattggaaaaaaaattgaaaaaacctgCAATCAGCATTTTCTCAAGTGTCCACTAGTGTTCTCAtcatacttgtctcctgtctgctctcagctcagatttggttgattCTACCAACAGAACCAGAAATCATATAAGTTTAACAACCTTCAGAAAGTTCCACATCCAACAATTCTTGGTATTATTCTGTTTTCTAGCTATGACAAgggctgttttatttttatttttaataatgcctttcaaacccgccAATGGGTTTTGGGTTCACAGGTTTAGGTACAATCACTAGCTAGTGCATTCTaactttttcaaaaaacaatCTTTAACTCAATTTTATTAGAATGAAAAATTTAATAAACTCTAGTAATTCCCATCCTCTGTGGTATTTCATTGTGGAGTTCCTAATGGAGTTAAAATGTAATAGTCTATTAGATTTGTatagctttttttctttgtgaaagaaaattagatttctttgtgtttatagTAGCCTatcaaagtttttctttttcctggaaaagaaaagaatattGTGGAGTATTTCTTTATTCAAGTTAGAGCTCTAATTATAGAGGCCATCTACTCGTGCTTGACAAGAACCCCAAGAGTTAGAgagcttttttttaacttaataaGATGAACACATGaccttattttgaaaaaaaaaaaagattaaacaagGCCAGAATGGTATATGTATCATGTAACAGACGTTTTGCAGACATAAACAGAAGATTAATTATCAGCCCGGTTCCTCAGTAGTCTTATTTTGAGAAGGTAACTAGCAAGTTGTAAAGTAAATAAGTGTGGTGACTGATGAGTATTATCAAATATGAATATGTACAACCCTTTTAAACAActttttgtctgtcagttttatttcacaattttttacatttattttggtGTTTCACCTACAGCAGGGGCTGCCAATGAGGGAGTGCTGGCTAACTTCTTCAACAGTCTGTTGAGTAAAAAGACTGGAGCCCCAGGGAGCCCAGGAAGTGGTGCAGTTGGAGCTGGAGTGCAAGGGTCTGCCAAGAAAACAGGTACAACTTCTTATTCCAATGCTCACACAGCCTCCATTTTTAAAACCTTCTTCTTGCAGGTTAGCGGTTGTCCTTTTATCTAAACATGTTTGTTATCACAATATTGATATTCTTTGTGTATAATgccttttttgaaaaattacataaagACAGGAATGTCTTAGTTATACCTGCAAATATACTTCAAGAAATCAGCTGACACAATACAGTGATTTATGACAACAGCCAGTTAGAGTAATACTTATAGATTATTGTTCACCATAGCATCTTGTACACTTAGATCTGTCAGAGCATGGAGTGTGTGCACTCTGAAGATAAAATGAGTTAGGAACAGGGACTTCTGTTGTTAGAGGCTGTGGACCATTTTGCTGTCTGGAGTTTTATCTCTACAGCCTGAATGAGAAGGTTAAAGCAGGAGAAAAAGCAAAGTTGTCTTCTTTGACTGACCTTCTGACAGCTGAGGAAGCTTGTGACAGGCCTGTATGCACCAAACCACCCATCATGAAACTAATGTCTCACACTGTGTCATATCACACTGATTTATTGCCCAactaatgactttttttttttttttttttaactttagtaACCTGAAAGTGTTGTGCATGTCAACAGTTACTTTCACCTTCAGCACGTTTTGTACCTGCTTTGTTATATTAGCTCGATATAACAAAGTCAAATAATGTACCCAGTGAAACATTCAAGAAAACACTGCATAACTCTGCTGTCTGCCGGAGACCACTAACGCACTTTTTGTTCCAGCACTGAGCAGCGTTAACATCTGAGACCCAGTTAAAGGATAATGCATGAGTACATGCTCCCTTTGTCTGATGATTAGTTTTGCATGTGTGTTAACTGTGGCAGCAATCCGCCAATCACCAGCATGGGAACTCATCGCCATCCAACCCCCATCCATCTGCTTGCTGGACGTAGAAAACTGTAATTTATGAGCACACGCAGAAGCTACAGGAGATTACTTTTGGGCTTTGTCTCCTGTCTTTTTTCCAAGGGCAGAAGCCGGGTTTGACTGATGTCCAGGCTGAGTTGGACAGGATGACTCGCAAACAAGACTCCATGGTTTCAGCTAACAACATACCACCGCCGACAGAGAACGAAGCGTGAaggcaacaaaaacagctgcatCGTCCACTGCGTTAATACTCTGGAAAAATATATGTACATGtgagcataaaaaaaaatttgaccaaattCCCAGCGCTTATATCAGTCAGCACACACAGTGGTTTCACCAAATGAGTTTCAGATGCTATCAGATGTTTTGGTGAGATGGGAAGAGAGCGATTGCAGGGATGGAGGTGTTAATGAGATGGCAAGTGCTGAAGGCTTGGCTTTGTTTCTGTCCTCTCTTCCactgtaaatgttattttgtgaGGGATGTCAGTTTACGGAAATGTGTGCACACTCCCCGGCAGCCAGCCTAATGTGCTGGGCTGCGGGCCCCCCAGTCTCTGGGGTAGAACACTCTCCTCGTGGATTTAAAGAGTGCTTATATACTGTCCTGTGGCCTCCGGTTCAGCTTATCTCATGGAAGGAATTTGGTTGTGATTGGAAAggtatttaaacattaaatataatcattgagaaaagtaattaaaatactTGCAAACATATGtagtatgtaaaaaaaaaaaaatgttggataTAAGACTGATGTATTTATACAAAGTTcctcctttttattttattttgtgcacCATTTGTTGGTTTAAGGAAATGTTCATCTGTATCATGTAACATGTTAAAATGCCACTGACATCATGACACTAATATGACATGTCCAGATAGCTGATAGCATATCATATCATTCGCCCTAGTCATCTCGAAGGATTCTGTAAATATACGTGCAAAAAAGAATTTCAGGTTAACTTGATTTTGTACAAAATGCATTTCTGTCCAAATTCTGAAGATAGCTTCTTTGACTTAATGAGACTGGTTGGGATTTGACAGGCTTAGAGGTTGCAACAGAATCGCTTCTTTAGCTACAGGTGTGTATATTTGGGGGAGGGGTTTGGGGCAGCATCTTTCCTACTATAACTCCTAAGTGCCTCGCACAGTTAGCTGTTTGTGTCATAGTAGAGGTGCTTGTCTGCGCAAAAGGAAATGCACTGTAGCACCATCAGTTAAAAGgttttttgtccatttcttgtcatccaaataatttattttgttttacatttttgttaatgTACAACAAGCCTGTGGTCTCTGTTATTTTTTCAGAAATACGATTTCTGTGGCCTAGTTAGTGCGATTGAATGCCTTCATACAAACTGTAAAGGCTGCTGATCTTAAGAAGAAACCACATGATGGAACTTTTGAGTTCCCCAGACTTATTGTGGTTGAAACCACTGGTTTgcagccaaaacacacacaattactTGCTGTGGTTTTAACAAAATCAGATATTGTATCCTTCAGTGTTTGACAGAATTGTCCTACTTTTGGTTTCACGTGTTTTATTCAAACTGTACTTCGCACGTCAGTTGAAACATTCCCAGTTTCTATATGAAGTAGCTGTAGAAACACATCCCTGTAGGAAAGCTGTTTGTCCAGTCCggtcttctttttatttatttttattttttttccccgtcTTGTCCTTTTTAGTGcccatttaaaatgacaacctTTGCCTTCAATGTACAGCTAACAGTTTGTCACACTAGGCACCCTGCCTTCACAGGAATGCTCCTAATTAATTTGTGTCCTTAAGGGGTTGCTTAATTGTCTTATGTCATTTCTATTATATTGTAACTGAAGCAATTATACTGTACCATATCAAATAACCTGTAATAATATTTATGGTTTCATGACACCATAATCAAAATTAATTAAGTGTACATTGTTAAGTCTGTATGCAAGGCCCTGCTTAATCCTATCGACGGTGTACTTCAGTAGCTTTTACAGAACTAATGGCAAGTGTGAGGAGAGCAGCTATTTGCTAttcaaataatagcaaaaacaatgaaaactggAGTGAATTGGAATACAGAACCAAAGATGTGTATTAGTTGCTATTTTCTGGATTTGTAGTTGATAGTCATCCTTAAGATTAACCAGTGGCCATGTTTGTCCCACTCTTGCATGGAGCCTTTGCATTCCAAACATCAGACCTGCCTATAAAgtgtttattaaaacaaaacatcctGTAAAATGGTAGAAATGGCTTACTTTACTCACACATGCCTGGACTGTAAgcaaacagtggaaaaaaacaaagcataatTTGGTTGCAGTCCTCTAAACTGGTCTACAAAAACATTGCAAATAaggtttaatgtcatttttttaaagctttgctCTGTAAGGGATTAACAACAAGACCATATTGGTGTACAGTCCGCTTTATGCATTGTCAAAGTGATGCTACACAGctattttagactttttttgaTTACAGTGaagctctttttatttttttcttatttttcgtGACTGGGTGGAATGTGCACCTGAGGGTCTGAAGCACAATTTGACAACAGCCAGGAGCAACACCATCACAGGTTGAAATAAGCACTTTTCCTTGAACTTATATTAGTTCCCTTTTTGCTACAGTGAAAGCtacagaatgcattttttttcttgccttgCCTTTTTAGAGCATTTAGTGATGAACCAAGAAGTTAACATacacagaaaaactgcaatatttatctgcatttgcTGCTGAAGTTGTGGAAGGTGCCCCTGATGGTTAACTATGGATTGACCCCTTTCTACATTTAATATCAATCCTGTAGTTAGAATTGTAATTACACCTTTTACATGGATGTTTTTGGGACATCTTGAAGTAGATAAACCAAATAAATGTCCATTCATTTTCAAGTTTGTCCTTTTGCTCATGAATTGACCTTGTTTGCGTTTACATCCCACTTTAAgcgtgttttttgtctttgttgtcaaaactggttttagtcatttaaagtttattttcaaaCGAGTTTTGAAATGTCGCTGTAACCTGACTGACTGCCCTGATTTCTTGTTGATAGGCCACACTTGTTAAATTTGGCATTTAGCTGAGTGGAATGAAGTGCTTTCATGGTGCTTGGTTGGAAGTTCCACTCACTCTTTGTAAAGATTGGATGTTGCTCCCAAGATTGAATAATGAACTGTTGTAACTTTTATACTCAGATGTCAGTTGAAAACAACTGCCTCCTCATCTTCTAACTGAATTGCCTTCGACCACTATTGACAGTCTGCATCTATATGAGACTATGAGCTTCTGCTTCCAGTCCTCACGCAGTCAGGATATCAAGAACATTGTAAGCACATGGCgggctgcattttttttttgtgtgtgcgcgcgtCCTGGATTAATTCAGAAGTTTGATTGTATGTCTTTAATACAATTCTGTAGCCTCTAAGCTGCCATGTGGATTCTAGCTTCTTACGCCGACAAAGATAAGGAAAATGTTTATCAGACCCCTGGCTTCAATAAAACCAAGAATCCAAACTTTTGTGACTGTTTGTGTCTTGACAATATTAGATTTTCTTACAAGAATGTAACATTTTACAGGTTTAAATTACAAATAGAACAACGATACATGACTGATTGCACTCGGCCATCACTACAGCTTGAAATTGACTTTCATAATGTAACACATTTCTCCATGAGAAGAGCATTAGCTGtgtagttttattgtttcagCAAATGCCCCCTTAAATTTGAACTTTTTCAGCTGATCTTTCTTTTTAACTGAGCCATTCTTGTGTAATTGCCTCAATTGTGTCGTCAACATATTTACTGCCTCCATCTATCCTCCAGAGTCTCTCAAACCCCTCTGCATTTTATTGGCCCAGCTGAGCCATTGTAAGGAGAGACTCTGCACATTTAAGTCTCTGTAGACGCCCTGCATTTACAGCTTTAAGAACTagaaaaatccttaaaatccaTCTGAGTCAGAAGCAGAGCCCTACACCACATCAGTAGCTGTTTGGGTGCATTATTCAGGCATTAGATGCAGCATCTTTTAGACATCTGTAGTCACCAAGGCAACCTTTAATGCCACTAAATACCGTAAGAGGGCAGTGAGGTACAAGGAAGGACAGTTTATTCTACTGAAAGAAAACAGGCCTATCCCTGGATTCTTGAAGTTTAGTTACTGACACCTGATAATATGACTATAACTGATGTTTGCTTGCTTTCTAAGCtttacagtattttgttttAAGACCTTAGTACAGAGGCACTTTCCACTATATTCagaaaaatagtaaaacattattttatttccaaTGATTGTGCATTTGGTGGTTTGCTTTAGAGTGATAACAGACTTTAAGATCATTGTAGTGATATGCAACTGAACAGCATCAAGGCCTTGGACTAAAACAGCATAAATTCCATAAAAAGAATAGCTGCCACACTGATCCCCCAGAGAATAAAGAAACAACCTCATTTGTCCAGGCCCTGGCTGCTGGTGAAATGCTGCAGAGGTACATCGGCGCTGAGAAAGAAGCAgtagaaaagagaaagaagagtcAGAAAAATGCAGCCCAGCTCGGTCCTGTCGGCGTGGTTCCGGCTGCATTCGTTTTGCAGGCTGTTTGGGAATACTTAAAACGGGCGCAGAGCCCTACTCAAGAATGTGCAGTTTTCAGAGGGGCGGAGACAAGCTCGCTTTCCATCCACAGTTGAAGCGGCGTCTATAGGCAGGCACACTGTAAGCCGCTGGATAATTAACTTTACAATAGGAAACAACGCGGATCTCTCTGGGCTCCTCTGGGCCACGATGGCTCCATGTTTTTCGGTCGTGAGTCGAGGCACGCAGCCCGGCAGGCGTTTTTCTCGGTGCTGCCGAGCTCACCAGAACCGTCCATGGTGAAGTGACACTGGGACTCGAACAAGTGACCCGCCTAACAAGAGTTTTAAGTGCGGCTGTTTGAGACAGAGACGCAACGTTGTGcgcaggagaggaggagacgCCGCGGGGTCCATTAAGCAGCCTGTGCGTAATGTTCAAGCGCCTCCACCGCGGCTGCTTCACCGCGGGGAGGCTGTGAAAAGTGGACTGTCTGGTTTGTTTTCCTGCATCCACACTTCCAGCCTGCATGGAACAAAGTGTGCTTTCTGTCACATAACGTGCGCAGCGAGGTAGATCCAGCTTTTTATATGTAGCAGCGTTTTCTACCCAAGTTCGAGTCCAGCTTCTCCCGAAATCATGAGGACCACCGAGGAGACGGAGGGCTTTGACGGCGAGGCCTCCAACACTTCCATGATCTCCGGGGCCAGCAGCCCGTATCAGCCCACCACCGAGCCCGTCCATGCGCGGAACGTGTTGGGGGGCATAAGGTGCGACGTGGAGTACCTCAAGTCGTACTTTGGGATTTTGAAGGTGGTGGAAGTGGTAAGTTTACGCACAGTATTCCAAGATGTGCAGCCTCAGTTAAGTACAACTAACTATGGCGCACCTTTGGGGAACCAAGCTGCCACTAACATATGGACACATTAACTCTATTTCCAGGTAAATAATCAGCTGTAATTCATGGCTCTAGTGGGATATTTTGGAACTTCGTACTTTACTCTGAGAATTAGTATCTTAGTTATTACCTACAACCCTGTAAAAACTCCGAACACGATATGGTTTATTGTAGAGGACATGGCCATACAGATTCTAGTTTAACCTGCACTACATTCCTGCATGTCTACTCCAGTGAAAAGTTTAAAGGTGAGGTTGTTAAGGGTCACTTTAGTCCTGCTTTGCATACATTTCCAATTATTGTTTTGAATATCCCACAAGTATGCTCCAACAAATGATGCAGCTTTCCTAAGGTGACTTTTGTTCTCTTGGTGTTATGCAATAGTGATATTACGTTTAATAAGCTCTGCCTCTAGTGATAAGCTTCTTAAGAGACTTGATAAATTTAGCACGTTTGCAAGTTCGTTGAAATTTGACCTTTCTACTGTTCCACTGCTGCTTTCCAGGTCCTTAAATATGTTGAGCAACAAGGTACCTG
This genomic interval carries:
- the dync1li2 gene encoding cytoplasmic dynein 1 light intermediate chain 2 isoform X2, with the translated sequence MAPVLEKQHPGAAGSGDNNNEEEEGQNLWTSILSEVSTRSSSKLPSGKNILVFGEDGSGKTTLMAKLQGADHNKKGRGLEYLYLSVHDEDRDDLTRCNVWILDGDLYHKGLLKFAVTPQSLPDCLAVFVVDMSRPWTIMESLQKWASVLRDHVDKLKIPPEDMREMEQKMVKAFQEYTEPEDATPSSPRRAPTAGEDEAIVLPLGDNTLTHNLGIPVLIVCTKCDAVSVLEKEHDYREEHFDFIQSYIRRFCLQYGAGLIYTSVKEEKNLDLLYKYIVHKMYDFQFVTPALVVEKDAVFIPSGWDNEKKIGILHENFTTVRPEDPFEDFITKPPVRKLVHDKEISAEDEQVFLMKQQSLLAKQPATPTRGATESPGRTTSGSPRPSGRTIQPTVTSGSPMAAVKKPDPSMKAGAANEGVLANFFNSLLSKKTGAPGSPGSGAVGAGVQGSAKKTEAGFD
- the dync1li2 gene encoding cytoplasmic dynein 1 light intermediate chain 2 isoform X1 — protein: MAPVLEKQHPGAAGSGDNNNEEEEGQNLWTSILSEVSTRSSSKLPSGKNILVFGEDGSGKTTLMAKLQGADHNKKGRGLEYLYLSVHDEDRDDLTRCNVWILDGDLYHKGLLKFAVTPQSLPDCLAVFVVDMSRPWTIMESLQKWASVLRDHVDKLKIPPEDMREMEQKMVKAFQEYTEPEDATPSSPRRAPTAGEDEAIVLPLGDNTLTHNLGIPVLIVCTKCDAVSVLEKEHDYREEHFDFIQSYIRRFCLQYGAGLIYTSVKEEKNLDLLYKYIVHKMYDFQFVTPALVVEKDAVFIPSGWDNEKKIGILHENFTTVRPEDPFEDFITKPPVRKLVHDKEISAEDEQVFLMKQQSLLAKQPATPTRGATESPGRTTSGSPRPSGRTIQPTVTSGSPMAAVKKPDPSMKAGAANEGVLANFFNSLLSKKTGAPGSPGSGAVGAGVQGSAKKTGQKPGLTDVQAELDRMTRKQDSMVSANNIPPPTENEA